The following proteins are encoded in a genomic region of Oncorhynchus kisutch isolate 150728-3 linkage group LG18, Okis_V2, whole genome shotgun sequence:
- the lyrm9 gene encoding LYR motif-containing protein 9 yields MPPLPGAELVRTPVHLYRYLLRCCKQLPTRAMQQHYQHAIRQGYNSHTDEDDPERIQLIIQRAISDADWILDKYNKK; encoded by the exons ATGCCCCCATTACCAGGCGCTGAGTTGGTTCGTACACCGGTTCATCTGTACCGTTACCTTCTTAGATGTTGCAAGCAATTGCCAACCCGTGCAATGCAGCAACATTATCAACATGCTATAAGACAG GGTTACAATAGTCACACAGATGAAGACGATCCTGAGAGGATTCAACTGATCATACAAAGAGCTATATCAGATGCAGATTGGATTCTCGATAAA TATAATAAGAAATGA